The following are encoded together in the Salinibacterium sp. UTAS2018 genome:
- a CDS encoding SGNH/GDSL hydrolase family protein, with the protein MQHEHPWNRYVAIGDSFTEGIGDPEPASPGGNRGWADRVAEVLGSQKADFAYANLAIRGRLLNQIAREQLTPALELKPDLISVSAGGNDIIRPGSDADEVAGRVDELVGKLRSDGATVVLFTGPDIGMTPVLNRMRGKVAIYNENIRAVAQRHDAIVADMWSLRELGDPRMWAPDRLHFSAVGHHTVARMVLAALNVENDLEPFQPEPLPPRRWRHARVEDMGWAREHLVPWVLRRVRHQSSGDNITAKRPGF; encoded by the coding sequence ATGCAACACGAACATCCTTGGAATAGATATGTCGCTATCGGTGACTCGTTTACCGAAGGCATCGGAGACCCCGAGCCCGCCTCCCCCGGCGGTAATCGCGGCTGGGCGGATCGCGTGGCAGAAGTGCTCGGTTCACAAAAAGCTGACTTCGCCTATGCGAATCTCGCCATTCGTGGCCGGCTGCTCAATCAAATCGCCCGCGAGCAGCTCACACCGGCGCTCGAGCTCAAACCAGACCTCATTAGTGTGTCTGCGGGTGGTAACGACATCATCCGCCCCGGATCGGATGCGGACGAGGTCGCCGGTCGAGTTGACGAGCTCGTGGGTAAGCTGCGTAGCGATGGAGCGACAGTTGTGCTTTTCACTGGCCCAGACATCGGCATGACTCCGGTTCTGAATCGAATGCGTGGCAAAGTTGCGATCTACAACGAGAACATTCGTGCGGTCGCGCAGCGTCATGACGCGATCGTTGCCGACATGTGGTCACTCCGCGAGCTAGGAGACCCCCGCATGTGGGCGCCGGATCGACTGCATTTCTCCGCAGTGGGGCACCACACGGTCGCCCGCATGGTTCTCGCGGCTCTCAATGTTGAGAACGACCTAGAGCCCTTCCAGCCGGAGCCGCTGCCGCCGCGTCGGTGGCGCCACGCGCGCGTCGAAGACATGGGGTGGGCTCGGGAGCATCTGGTGCCCTGGGTCTTGCGGCGGGTGCGCCACCAGTCCTCAGGTGACAACATTACGGCTAAGCGCCCCGGGTTCTGA
- a CDS encoding acyl-CoA desaturase, giving the protein MSSSLSADPVRVIKTGPRGVGSQMSDFASLLRTVREAGLLRRSKRFYITTFAVITLAMAGAWVGFAMLAGTWYILLIAAAMGIIFTQYAFLTHELAHRQVFQSSKLNDTLGRLMSDLVVGISYAWWMNKHSRHHANPNTVDKDPDIETDFIIFQKEKTVGLKGLTKFMAKRQGYLFFPALLLEGFNLHSHAFQEVFNFKKKVDKRWLEITLLLVRNIGYLAIVFSFLPLGMAFAFLGVQMGIFGLYMGASFAPNHKGMPILPKGSKVDFLRRQVLTSRNIRSGHFMNHFMGGLNYQIEHHLFPTMPRPHLRRAQEMVKEYCKTKDIKYTEVGLFTSYGIVIRHLNEVGLSADGDPFDCPAAGRTGYSG; this is encoded by the coding sequence GTGAGTAGTTCTCTCTCAGCCGATCCCGTACGTGTAATTAAGACTGGTCCCCGCGGCGTCGGTAGCCAGATGAGCGATTTTGCCTCGCTCTTGCGCACTGTGCGCGAGGCCGGCCTGCTGCGTCGCAGTAAGCGCTTTTACATCACCACTTTTGCCGTCATCACCCTCGCCATGGCTGGCGCTTGGGTCGGCTTCGCGATGCTCGCCGGCACGTGGTACATCCTCCTCATCGCAGCAGCGATGGGCATCATTTTCACCCAATACGCGTTCTTGACCCACGAGCTGGCTCACCGCCAAGTCTTCCAGTCGAGCAAGCTCAACGACACCCTCGGCCGATTGATGTCCGACCTCGTCGTCGGTATCAGCTATGCCTGGTGGATGAACAAGCACTCGCGTCACCACGCGAACCCCAACACAGTCGATAAAGACCCGGATATTGAGACCGACTTCATCATCTTCCAGAAGGAAAAGACTGTTGGGCTCAAGGGCCTTACCAAGTTCATGGCTAAGCGCCAGGGCTACCTGTTCTTCCCCGCGCTACTGCTTGAAGGGTTTAACCTTCACTCCCACGCCTTCCAGGAAGTCTTCAACTTCAAGAAGAAGGTCGACAAGCGTTGGCTAGAGATCACGCTGTTGCTGGTACGCAACATCGGGTATCTCGCGATCGTGTTCAGTTTCCTCCCTCTCGGAATGGCCTTCGCCTTCCTCGGAGTGCAGATGGGAATCTTCGGTCTGTACATGGGCGCTTCCTTCGCGCCCAACCACAAAGGAATGCCGATTCTGCCCAAGGGCTCCAAAGTCGACTTCCTGCGTCGTCAGGTTTTGACGAGCCGCAACATCCGTAGTGGGCACTTCATGAACCACTTCATGGGCGGCCTCAACTACCAGATCGAACACCACCTGTTCCCCACCATGCCGCGCCCGCACCTGCGACGCGCCCAGGAAATGGTGAAGGAATATTGCAAGACCAAGGACATCAAGTACACCGAGGTCGGTCTCTTCACGTCCTACGGCATCGTTATCCGCCATCTCAATGAGGTTGGCTTAAGTGCCGACGGCGATCCGTTCGACTGCCCCGCAGCAGGACGCACCGGCTACAGCGGCTAG
- a CDS encoding GlsB/YeaQ/YmgE family stress response membrane protein, translated as MGIIGWIVLGLIAGAIAKAILPGRQGGGWIATLLLGVVGALVGGFVGGAIFGIGLEEFFSIETWLVAIGGSVLVLFVYGLITRGSRR; from the coding sequence ATGGGAATCATCGGTTGGATTGTCCTAGGACTTATTGCCGGCGCTATTGCTAAGGCTATTCTCCCCGGACGCCAAGGCGGCGGTTGGATCGCAACACTCCTGCTCGGTGTAGTAGGAGCGCTTGTCGGAGGATTCGTGGGAGGCGCCATCTTTGGTATCGGCCTCGAAGAGTTCTTCTCGATCGAAACCTGGCTCGTCGCTATCGGCGGCTCGGTGCTCGTGCTCTTCGTCTATGGTCTGATCACGCGCGGCTCACGTCGCTAA